The genome window CCGCCATACTAACACTTTAAGCTTCTAAGTTTGTTAAGTTTATCAAAGAGTTATTATTCTTCTGGTACTGGGCTAATTATCGGTTCTTCCGATGGTTCATATTCATAATTATACATATCCGCTGGCATCCCTGACATTCCCTGTAGACCCTGCATAATCATAGGCATTGCTGTTTCAATAATATCCTTCCAGGGCGAAACCGGAGTCGTGGCTGATAGCAGAGTTACTTTGCCTTCTTGAATAACTAAAAATGAAACTGGCTCCATAGTAATACCCCCACCCGTGCCTCCACCAGAAGGTTGACCAGCTGGCATACCAAGACCGCCACCACCACCAAATCCAACATCAACCTTAATCACTGGTACTACTGTCACGTCTCCTACTTGAATTGGCGTTCCAATTAGAGTATTGGGTTGAACCATTTGGGTTACCTTGGATAAAACCGCATCCATCAAAGTTATGATATCGTTAGATACGCTTTCTTGAGACCATCCCCAGCTTCCCAAAACCAAAACCATTAGTCCAATTAAACTTATTAATACCGCTTTTTTCATACCTATCGCCTCCAAATAACTTTCAAATAAAATTTCATTAAACATACATTTCACTCTTAGAGTGACTTTCTAACTCTTATAAATTTTATTATAAAGCTATCTTCGTTCAATATGTTTTTCTAAATAAAAATTTTTTTACTCGTTCAATCTTGATAAACCCTCTTTGGCTTGAACATTTTCTGGATCGAGCTCAAGAACCTTATTAAAATATTCCTTGGCTTTCTCCTGGTCTCCCTTTTTGCTATATGCTTCAGCTAAACCAATATAGGCATCAATAAATTCAGGGTGTTTATTGATCACCAGATTAAAATCTTCGATGGCCATATCAACTCCTCCCAAAGGAGGGGGAACCATCAATCGAGCATATCCTCTGGCAACCAAAGCATAAGGATTATCCGGTTCAATTTCTAAAGCACGAGCAAACTCCCGGAAGGCTTCCATCCCATATTGAATTTTTTTGTTAAGATCTGCTGTAGACTGAGCAAGCTCTCCTAATGCTTGCCCCAAGAGAGCATGAGCATCAGCGAGTTCGGGACTGTTTTTTAAAAGGTCTTCAAAAATTTGCCTTGCTTTCTCAAAATCCTTTTTTTGAAGACTTTCCCTCCCTTTTTTAATCAATTCCTGTTTTGCATTCTCAGAAAGAGTTTGAGTTTGGGGTAATAATCCTGGAATAGTTTCGAATATTTCCCCTACACCGGCATCGGGCTCACCAATATTATAAATCTGAAATATCCCATCTTTTACCACTAATATAGCAACTGGTTCAAGGCTTATTCCACCAAAAATCATTTGAAAAGAAGAGTTTTTGTCGCTGCCAAAAGACAAGACATTGGTTTTTACCACCGGTATAATTGTCAGTTCCCCAATAATAACAGGTTTTCCCAGGGTATATTCGCCTTTTAAAGCAGAAGTTATTCGAGTAATTTCAGAATCAATACTTTCTACTGCCCAAACCGATAAAGACATAACCAACCAAATTAAAATTACCATGAACACAATTTTTTTCAATCTCTCACCTCCTTTTATAATTATACACTTTTTTAATAAAGTTTAAGAGCCCAAATTATTAAAAGCAATAAAAGCCTCCTCAGATTACACTCATACCTTGACGAGTACTAAATAACTCCTTAAAATAGTATCGCATTCTTTTTTGCGCCCGTGGCTCAATTGGATA of Candidatus Atribacteria bacterium ADurb.Bin276 contains these proteins:
- a CDS encoding lipoprotein NlpI, with the translated sequence MKKIVFMVILIWLVMSLSVWAVESIDSEITRITSALKGEYTLGKPVIIGELTIIPVVKTNVLSFGSDKNSSFQMIFGGISLEPVAILVVKDGIFQIYNIGEPDAGVGEIFETIPGLLPQTQTLSENAKQELIKKGRESLQKKDFEKARQIFEDLLKNSPELADAHALLGQALGELAQSTADLNKKIQYGMEAFREFARALEIEPDNPYALVARGYARLMVPPPLGGVDMAIEDFNLVINKHPEFIDAYIGLAEAYSKKGDQEKAKEYFNKVLELDPENVQAKEGLSRLNE
- a CDS encoding Sporulation protein YtfJ (Spore_YtfJ), whose protein sequence is MKKAVLISLIGLMVLVLGSWGWSQESVSNDIITLMDAVLSKVTQMVQPNTLIGTPIQVGDVTVVPVIKVDVGFGGGGGLGMPAGQPSGGGTGGGITMEPVSFLVIQEGKVTLLSATTPVSPWKDIIETAMPMIMQGLQGMSGMPADMYNYEYEPSEEPIISPVPEE